A genomic window from Alkalihalobacillus sp. AL-G includes:
- a CDS encoding DUF1343 domain-containing protein — MKKWLVLMITSVLVLSSLTAAFADQGNEEVQKKDNSNNKFKLGVEVLLDDQKELIEGKRVGLITNPTGVDQNLSSVVDLLFNEPGVELTALYGPEHGVRGSAQAGDYVEYYIDEETGLPVYSLYGQTRKPTPEMLEGIDVLLFNIQDVGTRFYTYIYTMAYAMEAAADNDIPFIVLDRPNPLGGKAVEGPVLDPAYSSFVGLYPIPLRHGMTVGELAKLFNEKFDIGADLTVVEMKGWKRKMYYDETPLEFVLPSPNMPTLDTALVYPGAALIEGTNVSEGRGTTRPFELIGAPFINSTDLTAELNGLDLPGVAFRAASFTPTFSKHRGDLSHGVQIHVTDKEAFHPVETGLHLVKTIHDMYPADFAFRAENSSGVSFFDNLIGNGWVREAIENGESVDDIISRWQDDLNQFKELRENYLIYH; from the coding sequence TTGAAGAAATGGTTAGTCTTGATGATCACATCGGTTCTTGTACTTTCATCCCTAACGGCAGCGTTTGCAGATCAAGGGAATGAAGAGGTTCAGAAAAAAGACAACTCAAATAACAAATTCAAATTAGGTGTTGAGGTTCTATTAGATGACCAGAAGGAATTGATCGAGGGAAAAAGGGTCGGCTTGATTACAAACCCGACTGGTGTCGATCAAAATCTGAGCAGTGTCGTCGATCTGCTTTTTAATGAACCAGGAGTTGAATTGACTGCATTGTACGGCCCTGAGCACGGGGTTCGTGGAAGTGCACAAGCTGGAGACTATGTTGAATATTACATCGATGAAGAAACGGGTCTGCCAGTTTACAGCCTTTACGGTCAAACTAGGAAACCGACACCTGAAATGCTTGAGGGCATCGATGTGCTGCTGTTTAACATTCAAGACGTCGGAACGCGTTTCTACACGTATATTTACACGATGGCTTACGCAATGGAGGCAGCGGCAGACAATGATATTCCGTTCATCGTCCTGGACCGTCCGAATCCGCTCGGTGGAAAGGCAGTGGAAGGGCCTGTACTTGATCCTGCTTATTCCTCTTTCGTTGGGTTGTATCCGATTCCGCTCCGCCATGGCATGACTGTCGGAGAGCTTGCGAAACTATTCAATGAGAAATTTGATATCGGTGCTGATTTGACGGTTGTCGAAATGAAAGGCTGGAAACGGAAGATGTATTATGACGAAACGCCACTCGAATTCGTACTTCCGTCTCCGAACATGCCAACGTTAGATACTGCTCTTGTCTATCCAGGTGCTGCACTGATCGAAGGTACGAATGTATCGGAAGGAAGAGGGACGACGAGACCATTTGAGTTGATCGGCGCTCCTTTCATCAACAGTACAGATCTTACAGCAGAACTCAATGGATTGGATTTGCCTGGTGTTGCATTCAGGGCGGCTTCCTTCACACCGACATTCTCGAAGCATCGCGGGGATTTGTCGCATGGCGTACAGATTCATGTTACCGACAAAGAAGCGTTCCATCCTGTTGAAACAGGGCTTCATTTAGTAAAAACGATCCATGATATGTACCCGGCTGATTTCGCGTTCCGTGCTGAAAACAGTTCTGGTGTTTCCTTTTTCGATAATTTGATCGGAAATGGCTGGGTCCGGGAAGCGATTGAAAACGGAGAGAGTGTCGATGATATCATATCTCGATGGCAGGATGATCTTAATCAATTTAAAGAATTACGTGAAAACTATTTGATCTATCATTGA